The Culex quinquefasciatus strain JHB chromosome 2, VPISU_Cqui_1.0_pri_paternal, whole genome shotgun sequence genome contains the following window.
AGCCCGGTAAGCCGGCGTCCGACCACAACTCGTATCGTCCAATCAGCTTGCTGTCGTGTCTACGCAAGTTGCTGGAGAAGATGATCCTCGACCGCCTCGAACCATGGATGGAACGAGAGCACTTGCTATCAGACACGCAGTATGGCTTCCGGAGAGGCAAGGGAACAAGCGACTGTCTAGCCTTGCTGGCCACAGGAATCGACATAGCCCGTGGTAAAAAACAGCAAATGGCTTCTGTCTTTCTAGACATCAAGGGTGCATTCGATTCAGTCTCCATCGAGGTTGTTCGGGAGTAAGGTCTCCCAGAGCTACATCCCTGGATGTTTTGAACTTTGGTCATTTGCGTTTTCTATCTATCCACTCTTCCCGCAATACCACTGCACTGATTTGAATACGCTGGACTGGCCAGCAGATATGATCTTCTTCTTTGGTCGTGGTCAGTGGTAATGCACAAGAGATAAGCCCTGGGAGGGAGAAGCGAAGAGGTCTTCTTATTcttattcattttcttgttattgtttttgtttttttgtgcaaGATAATTTCTCTTCTCATTTAAATTTCCAGTCAGTCGTCATCTGCCCTtcttgacaaaacaaattttcttgCAGCTCATTTCAAAATAGTGCTCAAGATCGTACATGACTCATGTGATGCAACTTTCtccgcgaattttttttttattcataacttatttttatttggtccTCTTCGGTGCCGAGACGAGGGTAGGACCGGAAATCATGAATGTGACATAAAaactaatgaaaatatttttttcaactcatgACAGCAAGGGTCATTTCACATTATACTTGCAGGACATCAAACCACAGAGTAACACAGAGCGAGCAGTCCGAAgaaatgtaattttattttttggctcaataaggcgtgcgatgtacctgcgatgtaccacaaagtggaaccaaaaatcaaatGGCAGTAGTGACTCTGTCTTATTCTGTGATGAAACCGATCACTTTTAATTGATCTGGGTGGGTTTGCTGCTTTTCAACTGGCTGCTGAACTCGTTGAAGATCCtacacagctcagccgaactgtagagtacctccttGCCTTGTTCCTTCGTGACTCCACAGGCGTGAGGGGCCAGTATTTTGTTTGCTGCTTCCTGCTTGTCGAAGGCGATCCTTCTGTTTTTTCCGGAACCGAACCCGACAGCGGACGAAACTACGCCGCCGTGAGTGCCGGTACTGCCGGACTTAGTTTTCTGTCATTTTACTTTCTGGTTGCAATAAAATGCAAAACCCGAAGTGAATTCGCTGTGACACGATCATTTTTCCGAGATGCCGGCTTTGCAGAGCGATTGTTTAAAAACGGTGGCTTATGTTAAATTGAACGATCTTAATTTTTAGGCAAATTTTACCTACGatgattttttccataaaaaagaaACGTTCCGCTATTCATGTCAACCTCCAGCTCGCCGTTTTTTCCCGCTTTGTTCCTATTTTCATCCAGAGATTTTTCTTCCTCCACAGTTCTGGTTGTACTGTATTTAAATACATTGACTAACTACTACTAACTTAATAAGTCTTAGTTTAAGCACATGTATGATTTATGGTCATTGATTGAACTATGGTCATATTGGAAATATATCTCATGAATACATGTTTTAAACTAAATCTTAtcaaaaagaagcaaaaattgaaaaataaataaagatatttattttattttagcctGAATTGTCTCAGTCcgaaaaaacatttgcaaatttaaaaacttttttaaatttattttcctaaCAAATACAATACTGCTCTAACCAAATAAAAACAGTAACAAAAATTTAAGGCGGCTCTCACTGACAGTTCGCAAGTGGCTGACACTGACAACTAGGTGTATTCTTCTCCGCCCGACTCAGGATAAGCCGATAAGAGAGAACGATCTCTCTCTTCGATCGGCTGGGGTTCATCCCGACTGGAAGGGAACTGGGCCAAGTAGGGAGTAATTATAGAAGGCAATTTAAGTAGTCCTAGAACCAAGGAACGGTACGGGTCGGACACCTGTCCGTCGTGACGCGTTGTATATATTTGTAAATACCGGACAATAAATGTTATTCGTTTAACTGTGGTTTAATCGGAACGCGAGTGTGGTGTTTTATTTGTAATCCGGATGGTGCTCTTGGATCACTTGGGCGTTGGAGTACCTGCGCTGGAGTCGCAGTACGATCTGCTGGTCTACGGgtaattcccccccccccccccccttggcgTCGTGGTTTCTTATCGTGTTGGGACTTGGCTCCGAACTTCATCATCCACTTGAGCTATCGAAGAAAAACCGGGAAGGACCAAACCCCAACAGAGGTGTTGGGAGTAAAGCTGCGGCGGAGCGGTCTCAATCCGACGATGTGCAACTTCCTCTATGTATAACTTCCTCTATGTACAACTCCATCTATGTATAACTTCTACGTCAGCGACATCGACGATTGCTTGACAGGAGACTGCACCCTTATACAGTACGCAGATGACGCAGTGGTTTCAATCGCTGTTAAGAAGGAAGTCGATCTGCTAGAACCCTTGCAAGATACTCTGAACAACTTGGCCCATTGGGCAGTTGGAAAGGGTATTGAATTCTCTCCGGAGAAGACGGAACTGGTCGTTTTTACGGGGAAGCATGAACCGCCACAGCTCAATCTTTCTCTCTCGGGAAAGACTATCGAGCAGTCGGACCACTTCATGTACATGGGTACCATCTTTGATCAGAAGGGAACATGGGGGAAGCACATCAACTACCTGAAGCAAAAATGTCTGCAAAGAACTAATTTTCTGCGCAGCGTCTCTGGCAACCGGCGGGGTGCTCATCCTTCTGACTTGCTTCGACTGTACAAGACAACGATACTCTCGGTGCTGGAATATGGCAGTTTCTGCTTCCAATCAGCTGCGAAATCACGCTTGTTGGTTCTCCAGCGGATACAGTACCGAAGTCTTCGCATTGTCTTGGGTTGCATGCACTCAACTCACAACATGACCCTCGAGGTCTTGGCGGGAGTGTTGCCTCTGCGAACTCGTTACTACGAACTGTCTTACTGGTTCCTGATCCGGTGTGATTACAGGAATAAACTGGTAATTGACAACTTTGAAACGTTGCTGAACCTTCACGTTGAGTCTCGGCGCATGCTTCTATATTATGACTTTATGTCATCGTGGGAATGGAGCCCAAGCACAACGGTACAGCGCACGCCTCCGTTAACCAGCAGCACCCTGATTGGCTTCGACACGTCCATGAAAGCCGATACTCGCGGTATCCCAAACCATCTTCTGCGGGGAGTTGTACCGTCGATCTTCGCATCAAAGTACAACCATGTTTCTCCAAACAACAGATTCTTCACCGATGGCTCCAAGCTCGACGGCTGTACGGGCTTCGGTGTTTATCATGAATCTTATCAGCTGTTCTTTAAGCTGAAGGACCCGAGTTCGGTTTATGTCGCAGAGTTAGCCGCGGTTTACTGCGCACTGCGAATCATCGAGACCATGCCACCTGACCACTACTTCATCTTCACCGATAGCTTTAGCTCTGTTGAGGCTATCCGGTCTCTGAAGCCGACCAGGGAGTTTGCGTTTTTCCTCACGGAAATACGCAAGACTTTAAACAACCTGGCGGCTCAGTCTTTCAGCATCACGGTGGTGTGGGTCCGCGCTCATTGCTCGATTCCGGGTAATGAGAAAGCGGACTTGCTCGCCAAGAAGGGTCCTGAGAgtggagacatttttgaaaggccaattaggctacaagaatgctacggttttccgaggcagcgtgcgcttctggattggcaaaaacaatgggacgacgacaccaagtgacgttggatgtattccatacgacctaaggtgcaaagaaaagcctggttcaagggaatggacttgacgcgtggattcatcagaacgatgtcccgccttatgtcgaaccattactcgtccaaggctcatctttaccgtatcaacatgagtgatacgaacctttgcgactgtgggcagggttatcaggacatcgaccatctcgtatgggcgtgtccagatcaccaggctcacagaattaagttgaaagataccctcagggcccgaggaagaccaccagaaatcccgatgcgaaacgcgttatctcaactagaccttgatgttctctatccgatctatcagttcctctGAGATTCCAAAATAaccatttagtttttctttagtTAGTTTTCCTCcagttagtataactcgccttcacacaaagccgtcgtttctggtttgcaccggaagcaaagcaagaacgctcagcagctggacaccgagttgcggctgaggacaaaagcaaaggccagcagagccaatcaagacccctacacaatccccNNNNNNNNNNNNNNNNNNNNNNNNNNNNNNNNNNNNNNNNNNNNNNNNNNNNNNNNNNNNNNNNNNNNNNNNNNNNNNNNNNNNNNNNNNNNNNNNNNNNNNNNNNNNNNNNNNNNNNNNNNNNNNNNNNNNNNNNNNNNNNNNNNNNNNNNNNNNNNNNNNNNNNNNNNNNNNNNNNNNNNNNNNNNNNNNNNNNNNNNNNNNNNNNNNNNNNNNNNNNNNNNNNNNNNNNNNNNNNNNNNNNNNNNNNNNNNNNNNNNNNNNNNNNNNNNNNNNNNNNNNNNNNNNNNNNNNNNNNNNNNNNNNNNNNNNNNNNNNNNNNNNNNNNNNNNNNNNNNNNNNNNNNNNNNNNNNNNNNNNNNNNNNNNNNNNNNNNNNNNNNNNNNNNNNNNNNNNNNNNNNNNNNNNNNNNNNNNNNNNNNNNNNNNNNNNNNNNNNNNNNNNNNNNNNNNNNNNNNNNNNNNNNNNNNNNNNNNNNNNNNNNNNNNNNNNNNNNNNNNNNNNNNNNNNNNNNNNNNNNNNNNNNNNNNNNNNNNNNNNNNNNNNNNNNNNNNNNNNNNNNNNNNNNNNNNNNNNNNNNNNNNNNNNNNNNNNNNNNNNNNNNNNNNNNNNNNNNNNNNNNNNNNNNNNNNNNNNNNNNNNNNNNNNNNNNNNNNNNNNNNNNNNNNNNNNNNNNNNNNNNNNNNNNNNNNNNNNNNNNNNNNNNNNNNNNNNNNNNNNNNNNNNNNNNNNNNNNNNNNNNNNNNNNNNNNNNNNNNNNNNNNNNNNNNNNNNNNNNNNNNNNNNNNNNNNNNNNNNNNNNNNNNNNNNNNNNNNNNNNNNNNNNNNNNNNNNNNNNNNNNNNNNNNNNNNNNNNNNNNNNNNNNNNNNNNNNNNNNNNNNNNNNNNNNNNNNNNNNNNNNNNNNNNNNNNNNNNNNNNNNNNNNNNNNNNNNNNNNNNNNNNNNNNNNNNNNNNNNNNNNNNNNNNNNNNNNNNNNNNNNNNNNNNNNNNNNNNNNNNNNNNNNNNNNNNNNNNNNNNNNNNNNNNNNNNNNNNNNNNNNNNNNNNNNNNNNNNNNNNNNNNNNNNNNNNNNNNNNNNNNNNNNNNNNNNNNNNNNNNNNNNNNNNNNNNNNNNNNNNNNNNNNNNNNNNNNNNNNNNNNNNNNNNNNNNNNNNNNNNNNNNNNNNNNNNNNNNNNNNNNNNNNNNNNNNNNNNNNNNNNNNNNNNNNNNNNNNNNNNNNNNNNNNNNNNNNNNNNNNNNNNNNNNNNNNNNNNNNNNNNNNNNNNNNNNNNNNNNNNNNNNNNNNNNNNNNNNNNNNNNNNNNNNNNNNNNNNNNNNNNNNNNNNNNNNNNNNNNNNNNNNNNNNNNNNNNNNNNNNNNNNNNNNNNNNNNNNNNNNNNNNNNNNNNNNNNNNNNNNNNNNNNNNNNNNNNNNNNNNNNNNNNNNNNNNNNNNNNNNNNNNNNNNNNNNNNNNNNNNNNNNNNNNNNNNNNNNNNNNNNNNNNNNNNNNNNNNNNNNNNNNNNNNNNNNNNNNNNNNNNNNNNNNNNNNNNNNNNNNNNNNNNNNNNNNNNNNNNNNNNNNNNNNNNNNNNNNNNNNNNNNNNNNNNNNNNNNNNNNNNNNNNNNNNNNNNNNNNNNNNNNNNNNNNNNNNNNNNNNNNNNNNNNNNNNNNNNNNNNNNNNNNNNNNNNNNNNNNNNNNNNNNNNNNNNNNNNNNNNNNNNNNNNNNNNNNNNNNNNNNNNNNNNNNNNNNNNNNNNNNNNNNNNNNNNNNNNNNNNNNNNNNNNNNNNNNNNNNNNNNNNNNNNNNNNNNNNNNNNNNNNNNNNNNNNNNNNNNNNNNNNNNNNNNNNNNNNNNNNNNNNNNNNNNNNNNNNNNNNNNNNNNNNNNNNNNNNNNNNNNNNNNNNNNNNNNNNNNNNNNNNNNNNNNNNNNNNNNNNNNNNNNNNNNNNNNNNNNNNNNNNNNNNNNNNNNNNNNNNNNNNNNNNNNNNNNNNNNNNNNNNNNNNNNNNNNNNNNNNNNNNNNNNNNNNNNNNNNNNNNNNNNNNNNNNNNNNNNNNNNNNNNNNNNNNNNNNNNNNNNNNNNNNNNNNNNN
Protein-coding sequences here:
- the LOC119766282 gene encoding uncharacterized protein LOC119766282 encodes the protein MYNFYVSDIDDCLTGDCTLIQYADDAVVSIAVKKEVDLLEPLQDTLNNLAHWAVGKGIEFSPEKTELVVFTGKHEPPQLNLSLSGKTIEQSDHFMYMGTIFDQKGTWGKHINYLKQKCLQRTNFLRSVSGNRRGAHPSDLLRLYKTTILSVLEYGSFCFQSAAKSRLLVLQRIQYRSLRIVLGCMHSTHNMTLEVLAGVLPLRTRYYELSYWFLIRCDYRNKLVIDNFETLLNLHVESRRMLLYYDFMSSWEWSPSTTVQRTPPLTSSTLIGFDTSMKADTRGIPNHLLRGVVPSIFASKYNHVSPNNRFFTDGSKLDGCTGFGVYHESYQLFFKLKDPSSVYVAELAAVYCALRIIETMPPDHYFIFTDSFSSVEAIRSLKPTREFAFFLTEIRKTLNNLAAQSFSITVVWVRAHCSIPGNEKADLLAKKGPESGDIFESIPQHVLPRDLQFCLGNKMRTGVMGKSRKIE